The following nucleotide sequence is from Natronosalvus caseinilyticus.
GAGCCGACTCCGCGAGGCAATGGACCTCGAAGACGACGCCGGACGCATTATGGCAGTGACCAGAGCGCACACTGAGAAACTCGACGACGAGCGGGTGGACATCCCCGCCGAGTCCGGTCACATCCTCGAACCGAACCACTGGTGGACCAACACGCCGGGGTCGACGCTGTTCATGCCCGTCGGCGACGCCAGCGAAGAGATGCTGGCGCTCCTCTGTCTTTTCGTCGAGAACGGCTACGTAATCATGGATGACGAGATCGGTGAACCGGCCGGCGACCTCGGGCCGTACATCGAATCGGGGTTGTTAGACTCCGATAAGGCGTTCCCGCTGTCCTTCCTCGAACGCGCCACCCTGGAACAGAACTGTGCCGAGTTGGCGTTCATGGCACACAACATGGTGCTCACGATGCAGGCGATGGGACTTGGCGGATTGTATTTCGCGGGGATCAACGAGCTGAGCCTGTTCGGTGCCCCGATGCGTGACGATCTCGACGGTCTCGGGTTCCGGTTCGTCGACGATGAGGACTGGACCGTACCGAACCCAGTGGGCCTCGACGACCGGTACGAGGGCCTCTGTCCACCGTACTACTCAGACATGCACGCGGCGGTCGACGAACTCGTCGAGCGGAAGTTCGGACCGGGCGGCACCTACGACCCGGCGACGCCTGGTCCGTGGGAGGACAGCGAGGCGGTGAAGCGCTCGATCGAGCCATACGACGACGAGACGGTCGAGTGTCTCGGCGAGATCGCCCAGTACGTCTACGACAAACACGGGAAGTTCCCGGGGACGGTGCCGACGATGGTGCTGCCTGGTTGCGTCCAGGCACACCATATTGACACGGACTACTACGACGCGTATTTCAAAGCCGGTGCATACCTCGATACCCATACCGAGCACATGCAGCGATGGCACGAAGAGGAAAGCCCGTCTTGATCGCTCTCACATTCGGGAACGATTACACGGAGGACGATCACAGGCATGTCTACTCTATATTCGGCACGCCTGTCCTGGCGGCAATTCAGTAGGTAATGCAGACGCTGCTGAATACAAGGCACGAATGTGCCACGAGATGAGAGGGGATCTACGAGAGTTGGGGATCGCTCAGTACAGGCGAGAATGTTGTACGAGATTCAGTTCGGGTTTCGAAGGTAGTGATCACTCAGAACAGAGGAGGTGCGTATCAGAGCCAGGCATGCCCGACTGGCGAGGCACGGGATGAGTAGGGGCGTATTCATCAGCGACGTATGCGTCCCAGTATCCGGCTTCGAACGTCATCGGCGGAAACGTACGTTTGGTTGTCGGTCGGGCCAAGCACTTCCTCAAGGGATTCCCACCCATCCTGCGTTTCGATTTCATAGTCGCCATATGCCTCGATCAAGTCATCCGTCGTGGTTGGATAGTCATGAGTTTCGAGTGCTTCATCAAGCTCATCAAGCTGTTCAACAGTGTCGTTGGGTATCGGTTCGGCCTCATCGGCCCGGGTACGTGCTTCCTCAACTTCTCGCTCTTGCTGGCGTCGCTCTTCGTCATCTGCTTGTTTGTCCCGGCCCTGTTTGTCATCTGCCATCGCGTACAATAGGAGATCGATTCGGATAACGGTGTGGTCGCTCATCGGTGCGACCGCCTCCACAGACCTCTCCTGGGATCGGTACATTCGTATCCATGTATGTCGGTTGATCCTGCCCAGTTTGGATGAAGTGAACAAGGTCGATGGGCTGACTAGATCCTCTGTATTCAGCAGGCAACTCTTGTAATCTATTGAGGATTACAACAAAACGTACTATTCGCGTTTCAAATCACTCATAATCGGGTTCTACGTCCGGAAGAGTAGGTCTGGTCTCTCTTCGAGGGCCGATTATGAAGATCGTCTAGGAAAGGTTGCACGATAAGAATCTCCCTCGAGCGTATGACTTGTGACCCAATCGTCGAGTAAGAGGCCTCTCGAGGCGATTAGGGAGCGTTCGCATATGTTTTGGTGATTGCCGAGACTGATGGGCGAGCGAGGTCCGTTTCGTGATCGGTACTTGCTGCGTAGATGCAGGACTCGAGGCGTCAAACGTCCATAACCGGCTCGAGACGCGCTCTATGGTATGTTTACCTTCTCGGAAAGTGTCTCAGTCTCATCGGTAATTCCAGTGTTGTCTAGCACCCCAAAACCGATAGCAGGGAACCGATTATGAACTTTTGAATTGTGTACTGGACAGTCACACGTTCGACTCGAGTGGGTGAGTGAGATCCCTGCAGAGAAGGTACTAAACCGCCGAATCCAATTTTGTGGATTGGATCTGAGGCTCTCTTCGTGGCGTTTCTTATCCTGGTTACCTCTAACTCGGAAAACGCAAGACAGAAACCGATTATGAACTTTTGAGAGCGTGACTTTCCCCTCTTTTCGGGTTACTCTCTTTGTCCTGCTCACGCCTCCCTCTGTCCTGGACGCTATCTCGAGCGATAATCGCCTACTCCATGATCTCTTCCTAGATTCGTCTTTAGATCACCTTTACACACATCTTCCGGACCACTGTCGTGGTTATGATCGAACGTGTCGCCGTTGATGCGACGGTCGTCGGCGATCGCAAAGTCGGTGACCTCCTCGGATAGAGTTCGATCTCATCGATTTAGTGGATGGACCGAGGCAGCCGCTCACAAACCTTGGTACGGCAACGCATATTTCCGATTAGAGGAAGTGAGAATAGTTTCCCTCATAATCCTCATAGACCTCAGGATGAGCGGACGAGCGGGTCATACCATTCCCGATTCTCCTGGTACCAGTCGATGAATTTGGCGACGCCCTGGCGGATGTCGACGCTCGGTTTGTAGCCGAGTAACTCGTTGGCCTTCG
It contains:
- a CDS encoding DUF5789 family protein, which codes for MADDKQGRDKQADDEERRQQEREVEEARTRADEAEPIPNDTVEQLDELDEALETHDYPTTTDDLIEAYGDYEIETQDGWESLEEVLGPTDNQTYVSADDVRSRILGRIRR